One Nicotiana tomentosiformis chromosome 4, ASM39032v3, whole genome shotgun sequence genomic window carries:
- the LOC138910239 gene encoding uncharacterized protein, whose product MIISSWNIRGINKPYKQKELKAFLFKNKITVLGCLETKVKTWNAKKVRIKIGNDWEVFANYTHAPNGKIWILWKTQHVKVKVILAGAQLVHCEVRDKHSDVTCCLTFVYGYNTIEKRQEIWTQLRQIHSNMVEVWLVLGDFNTMISVSDRINGNPISQTEVEDFQKCIADNGLGQLNRKGCQWSWCNKREDADIIYSNIDWALGNSHWFMKYSSIEAVYENYEDEEFNQMV is encoded by the exons ATGATCATTAGCTCATGGAACATTAGAGGGATTAACAAGCCCTACAAGCAGAAAGAACTCAAGGCCTttctatttaaaaataaaataacagtaCTAGGGTGCCTTGAGACAAAAGTAAAAACCTGGAATGCAAAAAAAGTTAGAATAAAAATTGGAAATGATTGGGAAGTGTTTGCAAACTACACACATGCTCCAAATGGAAAAATATGGATATTGTGGAAGACTCAGCATGTAAAAGTCAAAGTAATACTTGCAGGGGCTCAGTTGGTGCACTGTGAAGTCAGGGATAAACACTCAGATGTTACCTGCTGCTTAACATTTGTGTATGGGTACAACACAATAGAGAAGAGACAGGAAATATGGACACAACTAAGACAAATCCACAGTAATATGGTGGAGGTTTGGCTTGTTTTAGGAGATTTTAACACCATGATCTCTGTTTCTGATAGAATCAATGGCAATCCTATTAGTCAGACTGAGGTGGAAGATTTCCAAAAATGTATTGCTGACAATGGGTTGGGACAGTTGAATAGAAAAGGCTGTCAATGGTCATGGTGCAACAAAAGGGAGGATGCAGACATAATTTACAGTAATATAGATTGGGCCTTGGGAAACTCTCACTGGTTTATGAAATATAGCAGTATAGAGGCAGTGTATGAAAACTATGAG GATGAAGAATTCAACCAAATGGTCTAA